The Pelosinus sp. IPA-1 genome includes the window AGAAGGCATTTTCTCTGATACCTGGTAAACATAAGGTGAATTTGCATGCTATTTATGCTGATACTGATGAAAAAGTTGATGTAGATCAATTAGAGCCTAAGCATTTTACACCTTGGGTTAATTGGGCTAAAGAACAGGGTCTTGGATTAGATTTTAATCCAACTTGTTTTTCCCATCCTAATTTTAAAGATGGATTCTCCATAAGTCATCCTGATAGTAGCATTCGAGATTTTTGGATCACACATTGCAAAGCAGCGCGTAAAATCGCTGCATATTTCGGTAAAGAACTAAACCAAACTTGTATTACTAATTTCTGGTTTCCTGATGGGTTCAAAGACATACCTGTTGATCGCATGGCACCTAGAAAAAGGATGAAAGAAGCCCTAGATGAGGTGTTTTCTGAAGAAATTAGTTATCAATATAATGTGGATGCAGTGGAAAGTAAGCTATTTGGCATTGGTTCGGAAAGTTATGTAGTAGGATCGCATGAATTTTGTTTGAGTTATGCGCTTCAGAATAAGAAGGCAATTTGCTTGGACGTAGGACATTTTCATCCGACAGAGACTATATCAAATAAACTTTCAGCTATAGCACTATTTGATACTGAAATTTTACTACATGTGAGTCGCCCAGTCCGCTGGGATAGTGATCATGTGGTTATCATGGATGATGAATTACAAGAAATTGCCAAAGAACTTGTACGAAATAATTTGCTAGATAAAGTTCATATAGGGCTTGATTATTTTGACGCTAGCATCAACCGCATTGCTGCATGGGTGATTGGATCACGTAATATGCTGAAAGCATTACTTCGTGCAATGCTTGAACCAATTGAAATGTTAAAGGAAGCAGAAAATAAAGCTGATTTTACAACACGGTTAGTTTTGTTGGAAGAAATGAAGTCTTACCCTTTTGGCGCGGTTTGGGATTATTATTGTGCAACAGCGAATGTTCCTATCCGGGAATCATGGTTGGCAGATGTGAAAAAATATGAAAAAGACGTATTGTTAAAACGATAGTTCTAGGAAAAGGTATTGCACGTCATATTAATGGCTGTTGCTGTTATTGAAGAAATGGAGGAATCAGTATGGGAATAACTACGATGCAACATAGAATTCCGTTTGTGAATGAGATGATGGAAGTTACTCGCAATATGTGGGAGCTAGGGTGGGATGAACGTAATGGGGGAAATATCAGTTACCTTTTAAAAAAGAATGAAGTAAAAGAATATATAGATATAAAAGACGTTAAACGCACTATTCCCCTTGAATTTCCGGTTAGAGAGTTGGTAGATAAATATTTCATTGTAACTGGAACGGGAAAATACTTTAAAAATGTGGTGGTGAATCCAGAAAAAAATCTTGGTGTTATTCGTATAACAGAGGATGGAAATGCTATAGAAGTTTTGTGGGGATATGAAGATGGCAGCCGTCCAACAAGTGAGTTAGCAGCTCACTTTATGAGCCACATTGAACGGCTAAAAAAAGATCCAGAACATCGTGTTATCATGCATGCTCATGCCACAAATGTTCTGGCGATGACTTTCGTACATGATCTTGATGAAAAGAATTTCACTAAGACCTTGTGGCAGATGTGTACAGAGTGTTTAGTTGTTTTTCCAGATGGCATTGGTATCATTCCTTGGATAGTCCCGGGAACGAATGAAATAGGTCAAAGAACAGCAAATAAAATGAAAGATTGTCGCTTAGTTATTTGGCCACAACACGGAATCTTTGGTGCAGGTAGTACTATAGATGAAACATTTGGATTGATTGAGACAGTTGAAAAAGCAGCGCAAATTTATATGCTGATCAATTCACATCAAGGTGGAATTAAGCAAATCATTACAGAACAGCAACTGTTAGATTTGGCCAAGGTTTTTGGAGTAAATCCGGTAGACGGGATACTCAATGCAAAGTGAAAAATAAAAAGGTGAGGAGGGAGGAAATGATTCGTAAAGCATTTATTATGAAATTATTTAATAACTGTTATGAAGAGTACAAAACACGTCACGATGAAATTTGGCCAGAAATGGTACAAATGCTTAAGGAACATGGCGCATCTAACTACTCAATCTATTTTGAGCCCAACACAAATTCCTTATTTGCATATCTTGAAATTCAAGATGAAAATCAATGGAATAAAAGCGCCGAAACGCAAGTCTGTCAAAAATGGTGGGAGCATATGAAAGGTCTGATGGAGACGAATGATGATAATTCTCCAGTGATAACCAACCTGCAAGAAGTGTTCTTTTTAAAATGATATAAAGCGAAAAAGGAGTGTCAATTACATTATGGCAAGTAGTGTTAATAAAGTGGGAAGAAGAGATATTGTACATAAAATAAATTTACTTATGGATAATTTGATCAATATTAAAGATGAGACAGGCGAATTTTTATTAAGACTTGATGATGGAAGAGTCATAGACACGAAGGGGTGGGCTGGCTGGGAGTGGACCCATGGAATTGGGTTATATGGCATGTATAAGTACTATGAATTAACACAAGATGAAAAGGCTTTACGCATTATAAACGATTGGTTTACCGATCGGTTTGCAGAGGAAAGTACAACCAAAAACGTCAATACCGTTTCGCCGTTCTTGACCTTAGCTTATTTATATGAAGATACTAAAAATAAATCTTATCGGTCTTATTTAGAACAATGGATGGATTGGGTCATGTATGAAATGCCCAGAACAGAAGAAAATGGCTTGCAGCATATTGTTTATAATAGCGAAAATAAACAGCAAATTTGGGATGACACCTTAATGATGTGTGTATTGCCTTTAGCAAAAGTAGGTAAGCTTTTTAATAATCTTGCGTATATCGAAGAAGCAAAAAAGCAATTTTTATTACATATCAAGTATTTAGCAGACAAAAAAACGGGACTTTGGTTTCATGGTTGGAACTTTGAAGGGCGGCATAATTTTGCTGATGCATTATGGGCGAGAGGCAATTGCTGGATTACAATCGCTATCCCTGAATTTATAGAGCTGTTAGATTTGAATGAGGATAATTCTATAAAAGAATTTTTGCTAGATGCATTAAAAAATCAAATAGAAGCATTGGCTAACTATCAAGATGAGCATAGTGGTTTGTGGCATACCATATTGGACGATGATAGTTCCTATTTGGAAGCTTCGGCTACAGCTGGTTTTGCTTATGGCATATTGAAGGCAGTCCGTAAGCGATACGTTGATAAGAAATATGAAGGGATGGCTATTAAAGCAATACAGGGGGTCTTGAATAATATCAGCGAAGATGGCGAACTTCAAAATGTCTCTTTTGGCACACCTGTTTTTCATTCCATTCAAGAGTATAAAGATATACCTCTTACCTCTATGCCTTATGGACAATCTCTCGCTATATTGTGCCTGTCAGAATATTTACGTAGTTATATTTAATGTATTTTTACTGCCTATTGTATCTTCGTAGCGTTATCCAACTTCCCAATAATGACATCTTATTTTTTCGAAAATTATGATTAATTGATGAAGTTAGAGGGAAGAAGGAACGTAGCGATAACTGCTCCTATGTATAATGAAAAGCTTCGAGGTTTTAGTAAGACAGCTACAGTCCTGAAAACAATTTAATTTGACTAAATCATATTTGGAAGGATTAGTGATTTTTATGAGTGTAAAAGAGCGAAAATTAGAATTTATCAATTATTTTTCTTATGGTATAACCGATTTCATAGGCGCGGGAGCATTTGCATTAACGAGTGCGTGGTTATTATATTTCTATACTACATTTTGCGGCCTAACATTAGTGGAAGCGAGCTCTATATTTGCATTGGCACGTATCGTTGATGCAGTGGCTAGTCCTACTATGGGTTTTATAACCGATAATTTTCATAAAACCCGCCTAGGCAGAAGATTTGGCAGAAGAAAATTCTTTTTATTGATTAGCATTCCTCTGGTAATTTGTTATTCATTCATATGGATGACTGGTTTTTCCTACTTATATTATCTTATGACATATATATTGTTTGAAATTGTATATACCATGATATTAATCCCTTACGACACATTGGCAGCGGAAATGACGTCAAATTATAAAGTGCGTGCCAAGCTTACCAGCGCCAGAATGTATTGTGCTCAGTTTTCGGCATTTGTTGCGGCCTTCTTACCAGGAAGATTAATCAATGCTTTAGGAAAAGAATCTTCTGGATCCTTTCTATATGCTGGAGCCATTTTTACCGGTATTTTCATAGTTGTATTGATACTCGTATATAACTTTACTTGGGAACGATCTTTGGAAGAAATAAAATCTACAGAGTGTAAAGAACCTAAAGTAAGATTGAGCATTGGGCAAAACATACAAAAAATTTATATCGATTTAATCACAACACTCAGAATTCAAACATTCAGAGCTCACCTAGGAATGTACATAGGCGGATATCTGGCACAAGACACTTTCAATGCCGTATTCACTTACTTTATCGTGTTTGCTCTGTTTAAAGATGCTGTATTAGTATCCAATTTGCTGGCTACTATGTATATCTTTCAAATTGCTGGCGTAGGAATAGCCACTTATGTGACATTAAAAGTGAGTCCGGGTTCAGCATTTAGAATAGTATCGTCTCTGTTTATGCTAAGTATTTTTGGCTATTTGGCTATCTATGGGATTGGTGGTGGCAATAGTGTAATTGCCTTGTACGTGGTATCAGCTGTTGCCGGCCTTGGAAGAGGCGGAATTAACTTCATCCCTTGGAACAATTATACTTTTGTTCCTGACGTTGATGAAATTGTATCTGGAGATAGAAGAGAGGGCGTTTTTGCTGGATTTATGTCTTTTTTAAGAAAGGCATCGCAAGCTCTTGCAATCTTCGTGGTTGGAATCATACTGCAAGAATTCCATTTTGTTTCTGGCGTAAAAGAGCAGTCGCATGAAGCCTTGGTAGCTATGGTGGTTATATTGGTAGTAGTACCGTTAGCATTTCTCATATTAGGTATTATCGGATCTTATAAGTTTAAAATCACAGATGCATCCCATTCTATACTCAAAAAAGAAATTGAACGGATAAAAAATGGCGGTCTTAAAAGTGACGTAGATGATGTGACTCGCGCTACTGTTGAGGCTTTAACTGGATGGAAGTATGAAAATCTATGGGGCAATAATCCAATTGGATATGCAAATTGGAAAAAATACAATAAATTAGAGAAAAATCAATCAACCTATGATGCCGCTAACAGGGAAGTCTGAACAGGAATGAACTGTTAAAAATGGATACTACATATAAATGTGAGTCCGTTAAAATCTGATTAATCAGATTTGATGATGAAAAATAGGGGGAGAAAATCAATGAAAATTAAAATGAAACGACAAATTACTCTTACCATAGCGCTGGGATTGACAGCATTCAGCACCGCCTTTGCAGCTGCTGTAAGCCCCTTTGATGAAGTTCCAGAAAAAAATTGGACTTATAATTCAATGAGCAGATTAGCTAAAAGTGGAGTTGTGGATGGTTACAATGATACCTCATTTACCAATGGTAAGATCCTTACACGTTATGAAATGGCATTTCTTGTGGCAAAGGTCATGTCAAAAGTCAACAAATCTGATGCAGCAGTTAAAGCTGAAACGAAAACCGATCTTGAAAAGCTGGAAGACGAATTTTCTGCGGAGCTGAAGAATCTTGGTGTTCGAGTTCCGCGTCAGGATGGAAGTATTTCTGATGTCAAATTTAGTGGTGACGCTCGCATTCGTTATCAAATTAATCCTGTATTAACTGCTACCAATAAAAGCAGTTCAAATCCTTCACGCCTTCAAGAACGTTGGGACTTAAATTTTACGGCACCCGTTAGTGAAAAAATCACTTTTAATGGTCAAATTTGGACAGAAAATAGAGTATTGAGTCGTTCCGTAAATAGTGGAACTTTAGTCTCTGAAAATGCCGGAACTATGTTTGATAAAGGTGAATTTGTTTGGAAAAATGCGAATACTGCTTTAACACTCGGCCGTTTTCAGCCATTTTTAGGTCAAGGTATCATTTTTGCTGGTGGACCAGGTAACTTTATGGATGGTATTTATGGCACATATAAATTAGATCCGAGAACGGCCGTATCCGCTGGTTATGCCGATATGGGTGCCGAATTTGAAAATATCGGTACTAGTGGCTTGGCAAATTTAAACGGGAACCAACAAAGTGTCAAAGTAAGTATGCAGAATGTAAGCTATCAGGTTGACAGTAATGCTACTCTTACTGCTGCTCATATGAAGGTAATGAATCATCCGGTTTTCGGAACAGTTCCCTATAATTTTGATCAATATGCTGTTGGCGGTAAAGTAAAAACTGGCGAGATGACCATTATCGCTGAGGGCGTGGTAAATAATGCTGATAATCTTCCAGCTAATGCCCGAACCAAAGGTGGTTGGGGTAGAATTCAGTGGAAGGCTTCTGATCCCAAAAAACCTGGAACATACCAAATTTCTGCTGATTATTTGAAATTTGGCAATTGGGCCATTGATTCTACCTTCTGGAAAATTGTTCTGCCAGTGCCAGGTGGTAACGGCATTGGGGGCGATGGTGCGAAAGGTTTTGGACTCGATTTTGATTATGTTGTTGCCAAGAATCTTGATGTAGATGTTAAATACTATAAATTAAAACCCTATGATAGTAATGCAAGTACCTTTTCCTCCTATGAACCCTATTATGGTTTTATCACCAATTGGAGATTCTAGCTTATAGAAAAAGCGAAAGTTTTCAAATCAAAATTATAAAATTGCGAAGGTGCTAATCATGATGGACATAACAAAGGGTCAATACGAACAAACGGCAAAATTTATGACGGAAGTATTAAATTACAAAGGCTTTAATACCTATTATGCAAAAGATTTGCAGGAAGCAAAAAATCGCGTCTTAGAAATGATACCCCAGAATGCATCAATAGGACTGGGTGGTTCCGTTACCATCGAAAAAATGAATATTTTAGATATATTACGGTCTAACAAATATAAAATGATTGATCGTTATCAAGAGTGTTCTCATGAACAGCATATTAAATTTTATCAAGATGCACTGCTGGCTGATTACTTTTTAACTGGGGCAAATGCCATTACCAAAAACGGAGAAATTGTATGTACTGATTGTTCAGGTAATCGAGTGGCAGCAATGATCTTTGGGCCAGGAAAAGTGATTGTCGTGGTTGGAGTAAACAAACTTGTGAAAGATCTTAATGAGGCTTTTAACAGAATAAAAAGTATTGCTCCGCTAAATGCAAAAAGGAATCATCATAACACACCGTGTACTGTTACAGGAAAATGTGAACAGTGTAATCAGCCAGAAAGTATGTGTAATTATACAGGGATTATACACAATGGGAAGAGATTTGAGGGAAGAACAACCGTAATCGTTATTGCCGATGAAGTAGGTCTTTAGTAATATTCAGCCCGTTCCTTTATAGGAGCGGGCTGAATAAGGAGGAGATAAAATGCAGTACTGTGGAGATCGGGTGAATGATATTACAATTGCTTATATAGGTGGCGGATCAAGGGGCTGGGCATGGAGACTGATGAGTGATTTAGCTGTAGAAGAATGTATGTCAGGTACAGTTAAGCTCTACGACATTGATTTTGAAGCGGCTCAGGACAATGAAATTTTAGGAAATACACTTTTTGATCGTGAGGACGTAAAAGGGAAGTGGCAGTATAAAGCAGTAAAAACATTGGAAGCAGCACTATCTGGTGCTGATTTTATAGTAATATCTATTCTGCCTGGAACTTTTGCAGATATGGCATCAGATGTTCATTTACCTGAACAATATGGGATTTATCAATCTGTGGGGGATTCGGTAGGCCCTGGGGGATTACTGAGAGCTTTACGAACAATACCTATGTATGTGGAGATCGCTAAGAAAATAAAAAAATATTCACCCAAGGCTTGGGTTATTAATTATACAAATCCTATGGCTTTATGCACCAAGACCTTATATGAAGTATTTCCCGAAATAAAAGCATTTGGCTGTTGTCATGAAGTCTTTGCGACACAAAAACTTCTCGCTTCAGTTTTAAGAGAATTAAAGGGTCTTGATGGAATTGAAAGGTCGGATATTAAGATTAACGTGCTTGGCATTAATCATTTTACATGGATTAGTGAAGCCAATTATAAGAATATAGATGTGTTTGCATTGTATAAAGAGTTTGTGAATGCTTTTTACCAAGAAGGATATGAAGATGGTACTCAAAAAGGGCACTGGATTAATGATTCTTTTTCTTCGGCAAACAGGGTTAAATTTGATTTGTTCAAGCGTTTTGGGATTATAGCGGCGGCGGGGGATCGCCATTTGGCGGAATTTTTTCCAAGTAATTGGTATCTAAAAGATCTTGATACTATTAAAAAGTGGAAGTTTAATCTAACTCCAGTAAAATGGAGGATACAGGATTTAAATAACCGCTGTGAAAAAAGTAAAAACCTAGTCAATGGTAGAAACAAATTTGAATTGAAGGAATCTGGTGAGGAAGGTGTCAAACAAATAAAAGCACTTCTTGGCCTCGCAGATTTAGTTACTAATGTTAATATACTTAATAGGGGGCAAGTAACGGGGGTGCCAATAGGCGCAGTGGTCGAAACCAATGCTGTCTTTACGCGAGATAGTCTTAAACCAGTAATGGCTGGCCGATTACCTATTGCTATTGAAAGTTTGGTAGTGAGGCATGTTTATAACCAAGATACTATTTTGAAAGCTTCCTTTAACAAAGATAAAGAATTGGCTTTAAGTGCATTCTTAAATGATCCGTTGGTAACTATACCAGTTGATGATGCAACTCAATTATTTAATAAAATGATTGATAATTCACGAGAATATTTATCGGAATGGAAGTTATAATTATCTCACCATATAGCGTTTATTCTAGCCCCCAAATGGGCTAGAACTAAATTTCTTATATACATGGATGATCTGGATTAATTTTAGAAAGGAATAATTGCCTTGAAAAACATTAAAATAACTGTTGCTTTCCTCATTCTTGCCATCCTTTCTATTATCGCCGTTATTTCAATTAGCCTTTTTGGCATTAAAATAGTGAATGTGGCTAAACAACTCCAAATAACGATGTATCATGAAAGATATCTTCCTACTAGTAATATATTGGATGTGAAAACGGATTATACTCTTATACGAATAAACTATCTCAAGACACTATATGAAGGATATAAACCTGACAGTGAAAAGGAAGTAGTAAATAGGACCAAGTTAGCCATGCAAAAATTGGATGCCGCAGAAAATTCTGCAGAAAATGAATCAGAGAAGAGGTCCATCAAAGAGCTAAAACAATTATTGCAAAAGTATCAAGAAAATCTTTTGCAGTTAATGCATATAGTCAAAGATGGGCAACAGCTTTCTGAAGAACAAAAGCAGCCTGTATTCTTTATGGGACAAGATGTTGTAAACAAGATTGAAGAAATCGTTAAATATGAGTTAGAAGCAACTGAAACTTTGAACAAACAATCGGAAGTACTGGTTTCACAAAGCAAATCAGTATTTATAGTAACAAGTGTTATGACCATTTTGATATTGCTGCTGTTTTCTGGGATGATAATCTTAAAGATAAAGCGCGAAATGAATGCCATTTTACTGTATTTTGATAAATTGGCAGCAAGTGATTTCTCCGCTGATTTGCCCAGCGAGTTAAGAAATAGTAAAGATGAGATCGGGTATATTACGGAAAAGGCAGATCGAATGGTTACGTCGATCAGGGAAATTGTGCAAAATGTAGTTGTAGAGTCTAAGAA containing:
- the rhaA gene encoding L-rhamnose isomerase, which codes for MDKLLKRQFEEAKAIYAKIGIDVDEVLNKLAQVKISLHCWQGDDVRGFLKSEELSGGISVTGNYPGAARTPLELRKDLEKAFSLIPGKHKVNLHAIYADTDEKVDVDQLEPKHFTPWVNWAKEQGLGLDFNPTCFSHPNFKDGFSISHPDSSIRDFWITHCKAARKIAAYFGKELNQTCITNFWFPDGFKDIPVDRMAPRKRMKEALDEVFSEEISYQYNVDAVESKLFGIGSESYVVGSHEFCLSYALQNKKAICLDVGHFHPTETISNKLSAIALFDTEILLHVSRPVRWDSDHVVIMDDELQEIAKELVRNNLLDKVHIGLDYFDASINRIAAWVIGSRNMLKALLRAMLEPIEMLKEAENKADFTTRLVLLEEMKSYPFGAVWDYYCATANVPIRESWLADVKKYEKDVLLKR
- the rhaD gene encoding rhamnulose-1-phosphate aldolase codes for the protein MGITTMQHRIPFVNEMMEVTRNMWELGWDERNGGNISYLLKKNEVKEYIDIKDVKRTIPLEFPVRELVDKYFIVTGTGKYFKNVVVNPEKNLGVIRITEDGNAIEVLWGYEDGSRPTSELAAHFMSHIERLKKDPEHRVIMHAHATNVLAMTFVHDLDEKNFTKTLWQMCTECLVVFPDGIGIIPWIVPGTNEIGQRTANKMKDCRLVIWPQHGIFGAGSTIDETFGLIETVEKAAQIYMLINSHQGGIKQIITEQQLLDLAKVFGVNPVDGILNAK
- the rhaM gene encoding L-rhamnose mutarotase, which translates into the protein MIRKAFIMKLFNNCYEEYKTRHDEIWPEMVQMLKEHGASNYSIYFEPNTNSLFAYLEIQDENQWNKSAETQVCQKWWEHMKGLMETNDDNSPVITNLQEVFFLK
- a CDS encoding glycoside hydrolase family 88 protein, producing the protein MASSVNKVGRRDIVHKINLLMDNLINIKDETGEFLLRLDDGRVIDTKGWAGWEWTHGIGLYGMYKYYELTQDEKALRIINDWFTDRFAEESTTKNVNTVSPFLTLAYLYEDTKNKSYRSYLEQWMDWVMYEMPRTEENGLQHIVYNSENKQQIWDDTLMMCVLPLAKVGKLFNNLAYIEEAKKQFLLHIKYLADKKTGLWFHGWNFEGRHNFADALWARGNCWITIAIPEFIELLDLNEDNSIKEFLLDALKNQIEALANYQDEHSGLWHTILDDDSSYLEASATAGFAYGILKAVRKRYVDKKYEGMAIKAIQGVLNNISEDGELQNVSFGTPVFHSIQEYKDIPLTSMPYGQSLAILCLSEYLRSYI
- a CDS encoding MFS transporter, with amino-acid sequence MSVKERKLEFINYFSYGITDFIGAGAFALTSAWLLYFYTTFCGLTLVEASSIFALARIVDAVASPTMGFITDNFHKTRLGRRFGRRKFFLLISIPLVICYSFIWMTGFSYLYYLMTYILFEIVYTMILIPYDTLAAEMTSNYKVRAKLTSARMYCAQFSAFVAAFLPGRLINALGKESSGSFLYAGAIFTGIFIVVLILVYNFTWERSLEEIKSTECKEPKVRLSIGQNIQKIYIDLITTLRIQTFRAHLGMYIGGYLAQDTFNAVFTYFIVFALFKDAVLVSNLLATMYIFQIAGVGIATYVTLKVSPGSAFRIVSSLFMLSIFGYLAIYGIGGGNSVIALYVVSAVAGLGRGGINFIPWNNYTFVPDVDEIVSGDRREGVFAGFMSFLRKASQALAIFVVGIILQEFHFVSGVKEQSHEALVAMVVILVVVPLAFLILGIIGSYKFKITDASHSILKKEIERIKNGGLKSDVDDVTRATVEALTGWKYENLWGNNPIGYANWKKYNKLEKNQSTYDAANREV
- a CDS encoding lactate utilization protein, with amino-acid sequence MMDITKGQYEQTAKFMTEVLNYKGFNTYYAKDLQEAKNRVLEMIPQNASIGLGGSVTIEKMNILDILRSNKYKMIDRYQECSHEQHIKFYQDALLADYFLTGANAITKNGEIVCTDCSGNRVAAMIFGPGKVIVVVGVNKLVKDLNEAFNRIKSIAPLNAKRNHHNTPCTVTGKCEQCNQPESMCNYTGIIHNGKRFEGRTTVIVIADEVGL
- a CDS encoding alpha-glucosidase/alpha-galactosidase encodes the protein MQYCGDRVNDITIAYIGGGSRGWAWRLMSDLAVEECMSGTVKLYDIDFEAAQDNEILGNTLFDREDVKGKWQYKAVKTLEAALSGADFIVISILPGTFADMASDVHLPEQYGIYQSVGDSVGPGGLLRALRTIPMYVEIAKKIKKYSPKAWVINYTNPMALCTKTLYEVFPEIKAFGCCHEVFATQKLLASVLRELKGLDGIERSDIKINVLGINHFTWISEANYKNIDVFALYKEFVNAFYQEGYEDGTQKGHWINDSFSSANRVKFDLFKRFGIIAAAGDRHLAEFFPSNWYLKDLDTIKKWKFNLTPVKWRIQDLNNRCEKSKNLVNGRNKFELKESGEEGVKQIKALLGLADLVTNVNILNRGQVTGVPIGAVVETNAVFTRDSLKPVMAGRLPIAIESLVVRHVYNQDTILKASFNKDKELALSAFLNDPLVTIPVDDATQLFNKMIDNSREYLSEWKL